From Scomber scombrus chromosome 13, fScoSco1.1, whole genome shotgun sequence, a single genomic window includes:
- the ehhadh gene encoding peroxisomal bifunctional enzyme: MAQFTRVSGSVGLISLKNPPVNALSAVVRQGIVDTVQRALSDPKVKSVVICGQNGIFCGGADIKEFGTAMSGPPLVPMIHAIEAAEKPVVAAIEGLALGGGLELALGCHYRIAHSKARLGLPEVSLGLLPAAGGTQRLPRLIGVPAALDLITTGRHVTAAEALKLGIVDQVTDHNTVDAAVKFALSVREHSLNARRISNNLCPPPSDLDALFEGAMQKVRQTARGAVAPVACVQAVRAAATMPYTQGMEREKELMATLFTSGQARALQYCFFAQRAVGRWSMPSGARWDTSKPRPIHKAAVIGLGTMGRGITVALAQTGLSVVAVETQEKQLMEAKQAVSGMLKRGAKRRGVAPVLDLVSYNCNLQAVADADLVIEAVFEDMDLKKKVFQQLSAVCKPGTLLCTNTSALDIDHLASQTPNPELVVGMHFFAPAHVMKLLEVVYGSRSSPQVVATAMQLGKKMGKVSVAVGNCRGFVGNRMLKPYMEHAFFLLEDGATPELVDQALEEFGFAMGVFRMSDLSGLDVGWRVRKEDGLAHPGMALGQAARVRQGRRYSPLADLLCEQDRFGQKTGMGWYQYDKPGGRVSRPDPWLHSFLEEYRARHGLVARRIDHQEVLERCLYTMINEGFRILEDGIAAGPEDIDMIYVFGYGWPRHRGGPMFYAGMVGLERVLERLEHYHQAHPDVPYLQPCNLLRRLVASGSPPIHRWREVIKKVRSRL, translated from the exons ATGGCTCAATTTACTCGTGTTTCAGGGTCTGTTGGATTGATTTCTCTCAAGAATCCTCCTGTCAATGCACTCAG TGCCGTGGTGAGGCAGGGCATTGTTGACACGGTCCAGAGAGCGCTCAGCGACCCAAAGGTGAAGTCTGTTGTCATCTGTGGACAGAATGGAATATTCTGTGGGG GAGCAGACATCAAGGAGTTTGGGACCGCCATGTCTGGGCCTCCACTGGTACCGATGATCCACGCCATAGAGGCTGCTGAAAAGCCAGTGGTGGCAGCCATAGAGGGACTTGCTTTAGGCGGAGGTCTCGAGTTGGCGCTTGGCTGTCATTATCGGATCGCACACTCCAAA GCCAGGCTGGGGCTTCCAGAGGTGAGTCTGGGTCTGCTGCCAGCTGCAGGGGGAACCCAGCGTTTGCCAAGGCTCATCGGGGTCCCAGCTGCCTTAGACCTCATCACCACAG GCCGACATGTCACTGCTGCCGAGGCTCTGAAACTTGGAATAGTGGATCAGGTTACTGATCATAACACTGTGGACGCAGCTGTAAAGTTTGCCCTGAGTGTTCGAG AACATTCGCTTAATGCCCGTCGTATAAGCAACAACCTGTGCCCTCCCCCTTCTGATTTGGATGCTCTGTTTGAGGGGGCAATGCAGAAGGTGCGTCAGACTGCCCGTGGTGCCGTAGCACCAGTTGCGTGTGTCCAGGCGGTGCGGGCAGCTGCCACTATGCCCTACACACAGGGCATGGAGCGGGAGAAAGAGCTGATGGCCACTCTCTTCACCTCAGGCCAGGCACGTGCTCTGCAGTACTGTTTCTTTGCTCAGAGAGCCGTTGGCAGGTGGAGCATGCCCAGTGGAGCCCGCTGGGACACGAGCAAACCCAGGCCCATCCATAAAGCAGCTGTCATTG GTCTCGGCACAATGGGGAGAGGTATAACAGTAGCCCTTGCTCAGACAGGGTTGTCTGTGGTCGCTGTGGAGACTCAGGAGAAGCAGCTGATGGAGGCAAAGCAGGCAGTATCGGGGATGTTGAAGCGGGGGGCTAAGAGACGTGGGGTGGCTCCTGTGCTCGACCTGGTCTCTTACAACTGTAACCTCCAGGCTGTAGCAGATGCTGACCTGGTCATTGAGGCTGTGTTTGAGGACATGGACCTGAAGAAGAAGGTCTTCCAACAGCTGTCTGCTGTTTGTAAACCAGGCACTTTGCTGTGCACCAACACGTCTGCACTAGACATAGACCACCTGGCTTCTCAAACCCCAAATCCAGAGTTGGTGGTTGGGATGCACTTCTTTGCTCCGGCCCATGTCATGAAGTTGCTGGAAGTGGTGTATGGATCACGCTCCTCTCCTCAAGTTGTGGCCACAGCCATGCAGCTGGGAAAGAAAATGGGCAAGGTCAGTGTGGCTGTTGGCAACTGCCGGGGGTTCGTGGGGAATCGCATGCTCAAGCCATACATGGAACACGCTTTCTTCCTGCTAGAGGATGGCGCCACACCTGAGTTGGTAGATCAAGCGCTAGAGGAGTTTGGTTTTGCCATGGGTGTGTTCAGAATGTCTGATCTCTCTGGGCTTGACGTGGGCTGGAGAGTCAGGAAAGAAGACGGTCTTGCGCACCCTGGCATGGCATTAGGGCAGGCAGCGAGAGTCCGACAAGGCCGTCGATACAGCCCCCTGGCAGACCTGCTCTGTGAGCAGGATCGGTTTGGCCAGAAAACAGGCATGGGATGGTACCAGTATGACAAACCCGGCGGTCGGGTCTCCAGGCCTGACCCATGGCTGCACAGCTTTCTGGAGGAATACAGAGCCAGGCATGGCCTGGTGGCACGGCGCATAGACCACCAGGAGGTGCTGGAGCGCTGCCTTTATACCATGATCAACGAGGGCTTCCGCATCCTGGAGGACGGAATAGCTGCAGGACCTGAAGACATCGATATGATCTATGTCTTCGGCTATGGCTGGCCCAGGCACAGGGGAGGTCCCATGTTCTACGCTGGCATGGTTGGGCTGGAGAGGGTCCTGGAGAGGCTGGAGCACTACCACCAGGCTCACCCTGACGTGCCTTATCTGCAGCCCTGCAACCTGCTCAGGAGGCTGGTGGCCAGCGGGAGCCCACCTATCCACAGGTGGAGGGAAGTCATCAAGAAAGTCCGCAGCCggctttaa
- the tmem41aa gene encoding transmembrane protein 41A-A yields MRSLVGLIAVVVAASLYLYSLSLYLPPAPQRRSHATSETESEQPTVSSEEPRRLKFPSDLEELRELAELLQFYKTEHTGYVLLLFCSAYLYKQSFAIPGSSFLNILAGAIFGPYEGLLLACVLTTVGSTMCYLLSQAFGKHYIVNIFPGKVSMLQRKVEENQDCLFFFLLFLRFFPMTPNWFLNMSAPIVNIPITFFFCSVFIGLLPYNFICVQTGVMLSEVSSLDDLFSWERLLQLLAIACMALLPGALIRRYSQQRLKLDVQSQNGLITNKKVQ; encoded by the exons ATGCGCTCACTTGTCGGACTAATCGCTGTTGTTGTCGCAGCCAGCTTGTACCTGTACTCTCTGTCCCTGTACCTCCCTCCGGCACCGCAAAGACGCTCTCATGCAACTTCCGAGACCGAGTCCGAGCAGCCGACTGTCAGCTCCGAAGAGCCCCGCAG GTTGAAGTTCCCGTCAGACTTGGAGGAGCTGCGGGAACtggctgagctgctgcagttCTACAAGACAGAGCACACTGGATATGTCCTCCTGCTCTTCTGTAGTGCTTATCTCTACAAGCAGTCATTTGCCATTCCTGGATCCTCGTTCCTG AACATTCTCGCAGGAGCTATATTTGGACCATATGAAGGACTGCTGCTCGCCTGTGTGCTCACCACTGTGGGCTCCACTATGTGCTACCTTTTGTCTCAGGCCTTTGGGAAACACTACATCGTGAACATCTTCCCTGGTAAAGTCTCCATGCTGCAGAGGAAG GTGGAAGAGAACCAGGACTGCTTGttcttctttctgctcttcttGAGATTCTTTCCAATGACTCCCAACTGGTTTCTGAACATGTCTGCTCCGATTGTAAACATCCCCAtcactttcttcttctgctcagTCTTCATTG GCCTTCTTCCTTACAACTTCATCTGTGTCCAGACGGGCGTCATGCTGTCAGAGGTGTCCTCACTTGATGACCTGTTCTCCTGGGAgcggctgctgcagctgctggccATCGCCTGCATGGCTCTGCTGCCCGGTGCCCTAATCCGCCGCTATAGTCAGCAGCGTCTGAAACTGGATGTGCAGTCGCAGAATGGACTCATCACAAATAAGAAGGTCCAGTAA